DNA from Metabacillus flavus:
AAAAACATAGGTTGCCTTTCGCTCCATGGAAAATTCCGAGTCCTCTTTATCGGCATCAAGCAGGGTTTGGGAGAGGACTAACGCCGTGTCTCCAGCTTCCAGAATAATCATTTCCCCCTGTGCGGGCACGATACTATTGTTGAAATATTTGGAAATCTCAATAAAGGCTTTTTTAATCTCGTTTTTTCCCCGTGCAATTCTACCGGGCTTCACTACAAGAATGGCATCCTCCGTATAATAATTCATCAAAGTATCAAAGTCTTCCTCTTTTATAGCAGTATCACATTTTTTGATGATTTCTTTTAATTCATGTTCCATTTTATCGTCTCCTCATTTCCTCTTTGCAATCTCTTCAGCAACGTTCATTCCGCTGATGGTTACCATCGGCGAACCGCCTCCTGGATGGGTGCTGCCTCCTGCAAAGGAAAGGTTCTGAATATCAGCCGGGAAGTTGCCCGGCCTCATAAAGGCATCCCACTTTTTATTAGCGGAAATGCCGTATAAAGCACCGCGGTAGGCACCGAACTGATCCTGAATATCGATAGGTGTGAAGAGCTGTTCCTCTTTAATTTTTCCAGATAGAGATATGCCGGCCTCCTCTAATTTTTTATAAATAAGAGCTTTATAGGCTTGCGGCGAAATCTTCAGCCTGCCATCTTCGGTAAGAGGCGGTGCATTTACAAGGATAAATAGATTGCTTCCATCTGGAGCTTGAGATGGGTCCGTCATGGAAGAATTGCTTATATAGATGGTTGGATCCTCACTGTAGTCCTGATTTTTGAAAATCTCTTCAAATTCTTTACGGTAGTTTTTTGAAAAAAAGACACTATGATGTGCGAGCGTTTCGATTTTTCCTTCTATTCCAGCAAGGATCACAAATGCTGAGATGGAGGGAGCATATCCATTTCGTTTTTTATCAGGAAAATGAGGACGTTCAGTTTCGGCTACAAGCTCTGGAAAAGCCTTTAGCAGATCAGCATTTAATATAACCTCATCAGCTGTCAGCTCCTGGCCGTTTTCAAGCAGCACCGTATTAATGCGTTTGTTCGAAATCTGCAGCTCCTGAACCTTTGTATTCATCATAAACTGTACGCCCATTTCCTGGGCAATTTCATAAAAGGCTTCTGCAATTTTTGTATTTCCGCCTTTAACATAAAATACTCCTTGCACAAGCTCCAGATAAGCAATCATCGCAAACGTTGCGGGAGATTGATAGGGCGATGAACCGATATAGGTCGCATACCTGTTAAATGCCTGTATCACCTGTTCATTGCCGAAGTATCTTCTGAAAAAATGGTCCATCGTCTCAAGTGGACGGACCCGCACGAACGCATAGCTGAGGCTTGGTGAGGTGTAATCCAGCACACTTTTAAACATTCTGGGGAAAAAGTGCTTTTCTGATAAGTGGTACAATCTTGAAATCTCCGCAATGAACCGATCGTAATTCCTGTAACCCTTTGGATCCAGATTAAGAAGCTGCTGCTTCATGGCCGTTCTATCACTGCTTAGGAAAAAGGCGGTCCCATCCGAAAAGTAATTTATGGTGTGTTTTTGCAGCTTCACCATGTCCAAGTAATCTTGCATTTTTTTGCCGGCCTTATGAAAAACCTCTTCAAAAACCTGAG
Protein-coding regions in this window:
- a CDS encoding phytoene desaturase family protein, producing the protein MKKAVVIGAGLGGLSAAITLASKGWDVTVAEKNSHPGGKMMPVKLGSFHFDFGPNTITMPQVFEEVFHKAGKKMQDYLDMVKLQKHTINYFSDGTAFFLSSDRTAMKQQLLNLDPKGYRNYDRFIAEISRLYHLSEKHFFPRMFKSVLDYTSPSLSYAFVRVRPLETMDHFFRRYFGNEQVIQAFNRYATYIGSSPYQSPATFAMIAYLELVQGVFYVKGGNTKIAEAFYEIAQEMGVQFMMNTKVQELQISNKRINTVLLENGQELTADEVILNADLLKAFPELVAETERPHFPDKKRNGYAPSISAFVILAGIEGKIETLAHHSVFFSKNYRKEFEEIFKNQDYSEDPTIYISNSSMTDPSQAPDGSNLFILVNAPPLTEDGRLKISPQAYKALIYKKLEEAGISLSGKIKEEQLFTPIDIQDQFGAYRGALYGISANKKWDAFMRPGNFPADIQNLSFAGGSTHPGGGSPMVTISGMNVAEEIAKRK
- a CDS encoding YybH family protein; protein product: MEHELKEIIKKCDTAIKEEDFDTLMNYYTEDAILVVKPGRIARGKNEIKKAFIEISKYFNNSIVPAQGEMIILEAGDTALVLSQTLLDADKEDSEFSMERKATYVFKKNSNAEWLCAIDNSYGTDLLSN